One segment of Rosa chinensis cultivar Old Blush chromosome 6, RchiOBHm-V2, whole genome shotgun sequence DNA contains the following:
- the LOC112168933 gene encoding exopolygalacturonase clone GBGE184 has protein sequence MSMGLSSPNMDTARRLEAILLVGLVFLACAANGASRRHLFEVGAPRRSLTDTTNRKVFDVTAFGAKPEAGDSKGRKMRELPGGGDIDAPLPQLPVAGGGDSGSDDGNDDGSNPDADNDTGMAFIKTWVAACRGEYKGPAKVLIPKGTFLAGPVVFQGPCTSSKEPIVLEIQGEVKATTDLSDYSSPEWISFENIDGLIVTGDGVINGQGEKTWNGAGCHSDDCPHSPSNIKFQKVKNALIEGITSLNSKYFHYHITDSSNVTMDNVHITAPGDSPNTDGCHISNSDNVKVINSIIGTGDDCVSVGQGARQVTINNVTCGPGHGISVGSLGKYKDEQPVVGVTVTNCTLSNTTNGARIKTWAGPNRGEARGIIFDNLVLDHVKAPIVIDQHYGEKKSGGDNKNAKDPNSGKQSLYKLSDIHFRNIKGTSSHNVAVSLSCSATNPCDGVELNNIDIALGGAGTAKKTDVASECYNAKVTTKGTMNPAAPACQ, from the exons ATGTCTATGGGATTGAGCTCGCCAAACATGGACACCGCAAGGAGATTGGAGGCTATTCTTCTCGTAGGCTTAGTTTTTCTCGCTTGCGCGGCCAATGGTGCATCCCGTCGACATCTTTTTGAGGTTGGTGCACCTCGTCGGAGCCTCACTGATACTACGAACCGAAAAGTATTCGACGTCACAGCCTTCGGTGCTAAGCCCGAAGCCGGCGATTCAAAAGGACGCAAAATGAGAGAGCTTCCCGGCGGTGGAGATATAGATGCTCCTCTACCACAACTTCCCGTTGCTGGTGGCGGCGACTCCGGCAGCGATGATGGGAATGATGACGGTTCGAATCCCGATGCTGACAATGATACTGGAATG GCATTCATTAAAACGTGGGTGGCCGCATGCAGGGGAGAGTACAAGGGTCCAGCAAAGGTTCTTATTCCAAAAGGCACATTTTTGGCCGGACCTGTTGTGTTCCAAGGGCCATGCACCAGCTCCAAGGAGCCAATCGTTTTGGAAATTCAGGGAGAAGTGAAAGCCACCACCGATTTGAGTGATTATTCCTCTCCTGAATGGATCTCGTTCGAAAATATTGACGGTTTGATTGTCACCGGTGATGGAGTTATCAATGGCCAAGGCGAGAAAACATGGAACGGTGCCGGCTGCCATAGCGACGACTGCCCTCATTCCCCATCC AACATAAAATTCCAGAAGGTTAAGAATGCACTTATCGAGGGGATCACATCCTTGAACAGCAAGTACTTTCATTACCACATCACCGACTCCAGCAACGTTACCATGGACAATGTGCACATTACTGCCCCTGGCGATAGCCCTAACACAGACGGATGCCACATCAGTAATTCCGACAACGTCAAAGTGATCAACAGCATCATCGGAACCGGGGACGACTGCGTTTCAGTCGGCCAGGGCGCCCGCCAAGTTACCATCAACAACGTTACTTGCGGCCCTGGCCATGGCATCAG TGTTGGAAGTCTTGGTAAGTACAAGGACGAACAGCCCGTAGTCGGTGTCACCGTGACCAATTGCACATTGTCGAACACAACCAACGGCGCCAGAATCAAAACTTGGGCCGGGCCGAACAGAGGAGAAGCAAGAGGAATTATATTCGATAACCTCGTCTTGGACCATGTGAAAGCCCCAATTGTCATCGATCAACACTATGGAGAAAAGAAAAGTGGGGGAGACAATAAAAATGCG AAGGATCCAAACTCCGGAAAGCAATCCCTATATAAGCTCAGTGATATTCACTTCAGAAACATTAAGGGCACCTCGTCGCACAACGTTGCCGTGTCACTATCATGCAGCGCTACAAACCCTTGCGACGGGGTTGAATTGAATAACATCGACATTGCCTTAGGAGGAGCCGGCACCGCCAAAAAAACAGACGTTGCATCGGAATGTTACAACGCAAAGGTTACTACTAAGGGCACAATGAATCCAGCAGCACCAGCCTGCCAATAA
- the LOC112168746 gene encoding probable receptor-like protein kinase At1g80640, translating to MSDQHEDIYQKTLASSLQSHTSSWRKFSEADFVLGLPLEMSWEMVEELTHGFRSRIPAYENGEYLPYEGLQPVNGTRVTVKRYTREWHTILQKEKKAALSMRHKNILRLIAFYDGENTTVLAFPFTIRGPLHTNLYGSMGKQLKLKFQEKLKIAIDIARGLRYMHEECPQGPIVHGNLLITNIFLRNDLRPMISGFGQATWLHLKQTKPNSNQKCSLRDHLDREAMALVKFDIQSYGVLLLRLFCKRSTTLQDDRTLTEWARPLLMKRAFHELLDEDWEDVDMHEMFRVMCTAYQCTMSRPDMRPCISEIISYLKGENFCVMQTSPSDSIR from the exons ATGTCTGATCAGCATGAAGACATTTATCAGAAGACTTTGGCTTCTTCTCTGCAAAGCCATACTAGTTCTTGGAGAAAATTCTCAGAGGCCGATTTTGTGCTAGGGTTACCATTAGAGATGAGCTGGGAAATGGTGGAAGAGCTGACTCATGGGTTCAGAAGCAGAATTCCGGCCTATGAGAATGGCGAATACTTACCGTATGAGGGATTGCAACCTGTTAATGGTACCCGGGTGACGGTAAAGAGATACACCAGAGAGTGGCATACTattcttcaaaaagaaaagaaagcagCCTTGTCTATGCGCCACAAAAATATACTTCGGCTGATTGCTTTTTACGATGGTGAAAATACGACTGTCCTGGCATTTCCATTTACTATAAGAGGGCCGTTACACACAAATCTCTATG GATCAATGGGGAAACAGTTGAAACTGAAATTTCAAGAAAAGTTGAAGATAGCTATAGATATTGCTCGAGGGCTTCGATACATGCATGAAGAATGTCCTCAAGGTCCCATAGTCCATGGCAATTTGCTCATAACCAACATTTTTCTGAGAAATGACTTACGCCCGATG ATCTCTGGTTTTGGGCAAGCTACCTGGCTTCATCTTAAGCAAACAAAGCCAAACTCCAACCAAAA GTGCTCACTTCGGGATCATTTGGACCGCGAAGCAATGGCTCTAGTGAAATTCGACATCCAATCCTATGGAGTCTTGCTGTTGAGGCTCTTCTGCAAAAGGTCTACCACACTGCAGGACGACAGAACTTTGACCGAGTGG GCTCGTCCGTTGTTGATGAAACGAGCGTTCCACGAACTATTAGATGAAGATTGGGAAGATGTAGACATGCATGAAATGTTTAGAGTGATGTGCACCGCATATCAGTGCACAATGTCTAGGCCAGATATGAGACCATGCATAAGCGAG ATTATATCTTATCTCAAAGGAGAGAATTTTTGTGTGATGCAAACATCTCCATCTGATAGCATTCGATAA